Proteins co-encoded in one Cytophaga hutchinsonii ATCC 33406 genomic window:
- the xerD gene encoding site-specific tyrosine recombinase XerD has product MNWKILIRQFRDYLKLERSLSGNSVEAYEHDVIKFMQFLELTEPSVGPLQVKGKHIQLFLEYITELGMSAYSQARILSGIKSFFRFLLMEEIRDEDPSSLIDSPKLGRKLPDTLSFPEIEQILLAIDLSTPEGMRNRAMLETLYSCGLRVSELTDLKISNLFFDDGFVKVLGKGNKERLVPIGRDARKYIGMYRNEVRCHLDIVKGAENYVFLNRRGNKLSRVMVFTIIKNLAVKIGLKKTVSPHTFRHSFATHLIEGGADLRAVQEMLGHESITTTEIYTHLDRDYLQQIIKDFHPRS; this is encoded by the coding sequence ATGAATTGGAAAATCCTGATCCGTCAGTTTAGAGATTATTTAAAACTTGAGCGTTCATTATCCGGTAATTCGGTTGAGGCGTATGAACATGATGTGATAAAATTCATGCAGTTTCTTGAACTGACAGAGCCATCTGTCGGTCCCTTACAGGTAAAGGGTAAGCATATTCAGCTTTTTCTGGAATACATTACAGAGCTTGGTATGTCGGCGTATTCACAGGCACGCATCTTATCCGGTATCAAATCTTTTTTCAGATTTTTGTTAATGGAAGAAATCAGGGATGAAGATCCTTCTTCTTTGATTGACAGTCCCAAGCTTGGGCGAAAGCTTCCGGATACGTTATCTTTTCCGGAGATAGAACAGATTCTGCTGGCAATAGATCTTTCAACACCAGAAGGCATGCGCAACAGGGCCATGCTTGAAACGTTATACAGCTGCGGACTTCGAGTATCGGAACTGACAGACCTGAAAATTTCAAACCTGTTTTTTGACGATGGTTTTGTGAAAGTTTTGGGAAAAGGAAATAAGGAACGCCTTGTGCCTATTGGTCGTGATGCGCGTAAATACATTGGAATGTATCGTAACGAAGTGCGGTGCCATCTGGACATTGTAAAAGGTGCAGAAAACTATGTGTTTTTAAATCGCAGGGGAAATAAGCTTAGCCGGGTAATGGTATTTACCATCATCAAAAATTTAGCAGTCAAAATCGGACTGAAAAAAACAGTAAGTCCCCATACATTCAGACATTCTTTTGCCACCCATTTAATTGAAGGTGGGGCAGATTTGCGTGCCGTGCAGGAAATGTTGGGCCACGAATCGATTACGACCACAGAAATTTATACCCATCTGGACCGGGATTATCTGCAACAGATCATCAAAGATTTCCACCCCCGTTCGTAG
- a CDS encoding type IX secretion system protein SprT, producing MKSVSLFILSLCIVLKVQAQDPRWTNLPFYDDKALHYGFTLGINGSGFQNKVSKSYFSDTVTSVSPVYTPGFSLGFIVNMRLHDHFDLRLLPTVGFYSRSIQYDFIKTSEIQTIESTFVEFPLLLKYKSQRRNNSRLYVTGGFKASIEAGAKKKQRKSTDLRTNGFDLCLDMGVGMDIYCPLFKFSPEIRYSHGLLNLLNNDPNVYSSSLSRLSSNTISLFFNFE from the coding sequence ATGAAATCGGTATCTCTTTTCATTTTATCTCTATGTATTGTGCTGAAAGTACAGGCGCAAGACCCAAGGTGGACAAACCTGCCCTTTTATGATGATAAAGCATTGCACTATGGTTTTACATTAGGTATAAACGGTTCCGGCTTTCAGAATAAAGTTTCTAAAAGTTATTTTAGTGATACGGTAACAAGTGTTTCCCCTGTCTACACACCAGGTTTTTCCTTAGGCTTTATTGTAAATATGCGCCTGCACGATCATTTCGATTTGAGACTGCTTCCTACGGTGGGTTTTTACAGCAGAAGCATTCAATATGATTTCATAAAGACTTCTGAAATACAGACCATTGAATCTACTTTTGTAGAGTTTCCCTTGCTGTTAAAATACAAATCGCAGCGAAGAAATAATTCAAGGCTTTATGTAACCGGTGGTTTTAAAGCGTCTATTGAAGCCGGCGCAAAGAAAAAACAACGGAAGTCAACAGATCTGCGGACAAATGGGTTTGATTTGTGCCTGGATATGGGAGTAGGGATGGATATTTATTGCCCGTTATTTAAGTTCTCTCCTGAAATACGCTATTCACATGGCTTATTAAATCTCTTAAATAATGACCCAAATGTCTATAGTTCAAGTTTATCACGCCTGTCTTCTAATACGATTTCATTATTTTTCAACTTTGAATAA
- the ubiE gene encoding bifunctional demethylmenaquinone methyltransferase/2-methoxy-6-polyprenyl-1,4-benzoquinol methylase UbiE codes for MSATVKPYQEMESGKREQVELMFNNISPKYDLLNRVLSLGIDKIWRKQALNLLKQDKPAHILDVATGTADLAIEAATRLKPTSVVGIDIAEDMLQIGRGKIAKKNLDKIIRLEKGDSEKINFPDNTFDAVIVSFGVRNFEHLEIGLAEIHRVLKPAGSIMVLEFSKPQNAPFKQVYQFYFKNILPTVGKLISKDSAAYTYLPDSVNAFPDGKAFCSILEKTGFTIKHYKPYTFGVCTAYVGKK; via the coding sequence ATGTCAGCAACAGTTAAGCCCTATCAGGAAATGGAAAGTGGTAAACGTGAGCAGGTAGAGCTTATGTTTAACAACATTTCCCCCAAATATGATTTATTAAACCGTGTATTGAGTTTAGGTATCGATAAGATCTGGCGCAAACAAGCCTTAAACTTATTAAAACAAGACAAACCTGCACATATACTGGATGTTGCTACAGGCACGGCAGACCTGGCTATAGAGGCTGCAACACGTTTAAAACCAACATCTGTTGTAGGGATTGACATTGCAGAAGATATGCTGCAGATAGGCAGAGGTAAAATTGCTAAAAAAAATCTGGACAAAATTATCCGTCTGGAAAAAGGGGATTCAGAAAAAATCAACTTCCCGGACAATACTTTTGATGCTGTAATCGTTTCTTTTGGAGTACGCAATTTTGAACACTTAGAAATCGGTTTAGCAGAAATACACAGAGTGTTAAAACCAGCTGGAAGTATCATGGTTCTGGAGTTCTCAAAACCACAAAATGCACCGTTCAAACAGGTATATCAATTCTATTTTAAGAACATCCTTCCAACGGTGGGTAAACTTATTTCTAAAGATTCAGCCGCGTACACCTATTTACCCGATTCGGTAAATGCCTTTCCCGATGGAAAAGCATTTTGCAGCATTCTGGAAAAAACAGGTTTTACCATCAAGCATTACAAACCCTATACATTTGGTGTTTGTACAGCATATGTTGGAAAAAAATAA
- a CDS encoding quinone-dependent dihydroorotate dehydrogenase has product MYKLLIKPILFCFTPERAHHITFTGLKILFKIPGVSSIFRSIYAVQDKRLERTVFGITFPNPVGLAAGFDKDAKIVDEFSSLGFGFIEIGTVTPVPQAGNDKPRLFRLPEDKAIINRMGFNNGGMKEVAARLRKRKSRVLIGGNIGKNKVTPNEEALNDYIKAFNELFDCVDYFVVNVSSPNTPGLRALQEKGPLTELLNRLQEVNNQKSVPKPILLKIAPDLTNEQLDDIVEIITETKLSGIIATNTTISRDGLTTEKEKVEKIGMGGLSGKPLTVRSTEVIRYLVKKSNGSIPVIGVGGIHSPKDALEKLEAGASLIQLYSGFIYEGPALVGAINKEILRNIKY; this is encoded by the coding sequence TTGTATAAACTTCTTATAAAACCCATTCTGTTCTGTTTTACACCTGAACGCGCGCATCACATTACCTTTACGGGATTAAAAATCTTATTCAAAATTCCGGGCGTAAGCAGCATTTTCCGTTCAATATATGCCGTACAAGATAAACGATTAGAGCGTACCGTATTTGGTATCACATTTCCCAATCCGGTTGGTTTAGCAGCAGGCTTTGATAAAGATGCTAAAATTGTAGATGAGTTTTCATCGCTTGGCTTTGGGTTTATTGAGATCGGTACAGTAACACCGGTACCGCAGGCAGGAAATGATAAGCCACGTCTGTTCCGTTTGCCGGAAGATAAAGCGATCATCAACCGCATGGGATTCAACAATGGCGGTATGAAAGAAGTAGCTGCGCGCCTGCGTAAGCGCAAATCCAGGGTGTTGATTGGAGGTAATATTGGTAAAAATAAAGTGACACCAAATGAAGAAGCGTTAAATGATTATATCAAAGCGTTTAATGAATTGTTTGATTGTGTAGATTACTTTGTTGTAAATGTAAGTTCGCCCAATACACCCGGTTTACGTGCCTTGCAGGAAAAAGGACCGTTAACGGAATTGTTAAACCGGTTACAGGAAGTTAATAATCAGAAAAGCGTTCCGAAACCAATTCTGTTGAAAATAGCACCCGACTTGACGAACGAACAATTAGATGACATCGTTGAAATAATTACCGAAACAAAACTTAGCGGTATCATTGCAACCAATACAACCATTTCCAGAGATGGTTTAACAACGGAAAAAGAAAAGGTAGAAAAAATCGGAATGGGTGGTTTAAGCGGCAAACCATTAACGGTAAGGTCTACAGAAGTAATCCGGTATCTTGTAAAAAAATCAAACGGTAGTATTCCGGTGATTGGTGTTGGTGGAATTCATTCACCGAAAGATGCACTGGAAAAACTGGAAGCAGGCGCTTCGCTGATTCAGTTATATTCCGGTTTTATTTACGAAGGCCCGGCATTAGTGGGAGCGATCAATAAGGAAATTTTAAGAAATATAAAGTACTGA
- a CDS encoding saccharopine dehydrogenase family protein, translated as MQQILILGVGRSTYYLLKYLHDVLIPAGIRVKAIDLQQALIDNRQQEFPAIHFMQSEINPQSIATCIRDTDLVVSMLPPAFHLMVAELCIQQNKHFFTASYVSPEIKALHEEAKKRDLLFLMECGLDPGIDHMSALSLIDTLKSGGAAITSFESFTGGLVHPSYTNPPWNYKVSWNPRNVVLAGQGNPAQYLKDGTIQSVPYNKLFMQPSSWKLSGEQIYEGYPNRDSLNYRSLYALEQAGTFVRGTLRYPGYCFGWNCLIQLGLTDDTNMLPEDPARTGRSFLKNMLSVDDAVLEKELPGRCANNADALKYIQALGLFNETPIYTGAGTAAQILQTIIEQKWKMLPADKDRIVMIHRIKYNADGKKHVIQSSLVVDGEDAERTAMAKTVGLPLAIAIDLFLHNRISLRGVVIPVTKELYGPILQKLTAFGVVFNERNE; from the coding sequence ATGCAACAAATCCTTATTCTCGGTGTTGGCCGCTCCACCTATTATCTGTTAAAATATCTGCACGATGTGTTGATTCCGGCAGGTATTCGGGTAAAAGCAATTGATCTTCAGCAAGCACTGATTGATAACCGCCAGCAGGAATTTCCAGCCATACATTTTATGCAGTCTGAAATCAATCCGCAATCTATTGCAACATGTATCCGGGACACTGATCTGGTTGTATCTATGCTGCCGCCTGCTTTTCACTTGATGGTTGCAGAGTTGTGTATACAGCAGAACAAACATTTTTTTACGGCATCGTATGTAAGCCCGGAAATAAAAGCATTACATGAAGAGGCTAAAAAGCGCGACCTGCTTTTTTTAATGGAATGCGGCCTTGATCCGGGCATTGATCACATGTCTGCGCTTTCACTTATTGATACACTTAAATCAGGAGGTGCAGCTATTACATCGTTTGAGTCTTTTACAGGAGGCCTTGTACATCCGTCTTATACAAATCCGCCCTGGAACTATAAAGTGTCCTGGAACCCTCGTAATGTGGTCCTGGCCGGACAGGGAAATCCTGCACAATATCTGAAAGATGGAACGATCCAGTCTGTTCCATACAACAAGTTATTTATGCAACCCTCTTCCTGGAAACTTTCCGGAGAGCAAATATATGAAGGCTATCCGAACCGTGATTCGCTGAACTACCGCAGTTTATATGCGTTAGAGCAGGCCGGAACGTTTGTGCGCGGTACATTACGGTATCCCGGTTATTGTTTTGGCTGGAATTGCCTTATTCAGCTGGGCCTTACAGACGATACCAACATGCTGCCGGAAGATCCTGCACGCACGGGAAGATCTTTTCTTAAAAACATGTTGTCTGTTGACGATGCCGTATTAGAGAAAGAGTTACCGGGCCGGTGTGCAAACAATGCAGATGCGCTGAAATACATTCAGGCACTTGGGCTATTTAACGAAACCCCTATCTATACGGGCGCTGGTACAGCTGCACAGATTCTTCAAACCATTATTGAACAGAAATGGAAGATGCTGCCCGCAGATAAAGACCGGATTGTCATGATTCACCGGATCAAATACAACGCAGACGGAAAAAAACATGTCATACAAAGCAGTCTGGTTGTTGATGGGGAAGATGCAGAACGCACAGCTATGGCAAAGACAGTGGGTTTACCGCTTGCCATTGCGATCGACTTATTTCTGCACAATCGTATTTCATTGCGCGGAGTTGTAATACCTGTTACAAAAGAATTATACGGTCCTATCTTACAAAAGCTTACAGCCTTTGGAGTTGTATTTAACGAGCGCAATGAATAA
- the aroQ gene encoding type II 3-dehydroquinate dehydratase gives MKILILNGPNLNLLGKREPGIYGAASAEDIYNDLKKAYPAISFSYFQSNVEGELVNKLHEVGFDYDGIVFNAGAYTHTSIAIADAVAGIKTPVIEVHISNVYAREEYRHKSLMAKNCMGIITGFGMKSYALAVHHFSTL, from the coding sequence ATGAAAATACTTATACTCAACGGCCCGAATTTAAATCTGCTTGGTAAAAGAGAGCCGGGTATATACGGTGCTGCATCAGCAGAAGATATTTACAACGATCTGAAAAAAGCCTATCCGGCTATTTCATTTTCGTATTTCCAATCCAATGTTGAAGGTGAACTGGTAAATAAATTACACGAAGTTGGTTTTGATTACGACGGTATTGTTTTTAATGCAGGTGCCTACACACATACATCTATTGCTATTGCCGACGCTGTAGCAGGTATTAAAACACCTGTGATCGAAGTTCATATTTCCAATGTATATGCACGCGAAGAATACCGCCATAAAAGCCTGATGGCTAAAAATTGTATGGGTATTATTACCGGCTTTGGAATGAAAAGCTATGCGTTAGCTGTACATCACTTTTCAACGTTATAA
- a CDS encoding T9SS type A sorting domain-containing protein, whose product MKKVLLSLSMLAAVMTASAQNQIVLWNSTTGTSAITGVPYNFGVPDSDPNDPNVANPPAINGGLFVDTVTVGGVQTITATGSRSAQVAGVGGYYVGGFGGGSYSEPEVGQPWGTNVTGSGGSLANYFFNIKIKSASPGPIIKVQLESKDSANVQGYIINRATGTPGGNYETISIPLSAFSNTIGAYGDPINKAGHYMTAAFADSLFKIGFSVNNAGLNNGAGSVTFSITDIWISKDKTGIVTSTTSAAANIESTKVFPNPATEAFTAEVSLKNNSNVTIILSDMMGKQIATKSAANGSAAFETASLAKGMYTVTYVLDGTPAKTELVVVK is encoded by the coding sequence ATGAAAAAAGTTTTACTTTCTTTATCAATGCTTGCAGCTGTAATGACTGCTAGCGCACAAAATCAAATTGTACTTTGGAATTCAACTACTGGTACTTCTGCTATTACTGGTGTACCGTACAATTTTGGTGTTCCTGATTCTGATCCGAACGATCCGAACGTAGCTAATCCTCCAGCTATAAACGGTGGATTGTTTGTTGATACAGTTACTGTTGGCGGTGTTCAAACAATCACAGCAACAGGTTCTCGTTCAGCACAAGTTGCTGGTGTTGGTGGATATTATGTTGGTGGTTTTGGTGGTGGTTCATACAGCGAACCAGAAGTTGGTCAGCCATGGGGAACAAACGTTACTGGTTCAGGCGGATCTTTAGCTAATTATTTCTTCAATATTAAAATTAAAAGTGCTAGCCCTGGTCCAATCATTAAAGTTCAATTAGAATCTAAAGATTCAGCTAACGTTCAGGGTTATATTATTAACCGTGCAACAGGAACTCCAGGTGGAAACTATGAAACAATCAGCATTCCATTGTCTGCTTTCAGCAACACAATTGGTGCTTATGGAGATCCAATCAACAAAGCAGGTCACTATATGACTGCAGCTTTTGCTGATTCTCTTTTCAAAATTGGATTCTCAGTAAATAACGCTGGGTTAAACAACGGTGCTGGATCAGTAACTTTCTCTATAACTGATATATGGATTAGCAAAGACAAAACTGGTATTGTTACTTCTACAACTTCTGCAGCGGCTAACATTGAATCTACAAAAGTATTCCCTAACCCGGCTACTGAAGCTTTCACAGCTGAAGTTTCTTTGAAAAACAATTCAAACGTAACAATCATCTTATCTGACATGATGGGTAAGCAAATTGCTACTAAATCTGCTGCTAACGGTTCTGCTGCATTCGAAACAGCTTCTTTAGCTAAAGGTATGTATACTGTTACGTACGTTTTAGATGGTACGCCTGCTAAAACTGAATTAGTAGTTGTTAAGTAA
- a CDS encoding tRNA1(Val) (adenine(37)-N6)-methyltransferase → MSNSWFQFKQFTVQQDKTAMKVCTDSCVFGATVPVTTSTYTILDIGTGTGLLALMLAQRSNADIDAVELNKDAAQQATDNFFNSPWNERLHVHTCSIQDYFKFTTKQYDLIVCNPPFFSASLKTGNTSKDMALHQSHLLIDELIQVVSFMLKQSGDAYLLISIYEEVNFFQAANRVGLNVKRFQEMYDNETKLIRYVLHLRKDTEHMDHETQNFIIRSADKQYTAQFVEVLRAFYLNL, encoded by the coding sequence ATGTCAAATTCCTGGTTTCAATTCAAACAGTTTACAGTACAGCAGGATAAGACCGCTATGAAAGTCTGTACCGATTCCTGTGTATTTGGTGCTACGGTTCCGGTAACTACTTCAACATATACTATTTTAGATATTGGTACAGGCACCGGATTGTTGGCGCTGATGCTGGCGCAACGCAGCAATGCGGATATTGATGCGGTAGAATTGAACAAAGATGCGGCACAGCAGGCAACAGATAATTTTTTTAACAGTCCGTGGAATGAGCGATTACATGTACATACGTGTTCTATTCAGGATTATTTTAAATTCACTACTAAACAATACGATCTGATTGTCTGTAATCCGCCATTTTTTTCGGCATCACTAAAGACAGGCAATACGTCAAAAGACATGGCTTTACATCAGTCACATTTACTGATTGATGAATTAATACAGGTTGTCAGCTTTATGTTAAAGCAGTCTGGCGATGCGTATTTACTGATCAGTATCTACGAAGAAGTTAATTTTTTTCAGGCTGCCAATCGGGTAGGTTTGAACGTGAAACGTTTTCAGGAAATGTATGATAACGAAACAAAATTAATTCGCTACGTGCTGCATCTGAGGAAAGATACGGAACACATGGATCATGAAACACAAAATTTTATTATAAGGAGTGCCGACAAACAGTACACCGCGCAGTTTGTCGAAGTGTTAAGAGCTTTTTATCTTAACCTATAA
- a CDS encoding aminotransferase class V-fold PLP-dependent enzyme — translation MLNFYPGPSKLHANIDLHLQQAITSGILSMNHRSMDFMQLYQQVQENFEQFYDLPKDYKVYFTSAATECWTILAQSFPNRSFLHLYNGSFGKKWMEVSKQLEVEHTSVVFDIHGELPVTEINPDTAAEIVCTTLVETSNGTFLSKDIQAAVRETFSDALIAVDATSALAGLSVTWEHADIWFASVQKCFGLPSGLGILILSPTAQHTVEFRSKDIHYNSLKRIVENGASFQTTHTPNILGIYLLAQRLKEIDVTEFFNRNERMNYLYNHFSSHPSLQPLIIEKSVQSATVLTLKGDEEYIKQVKKSLKAQDIIIGSGYGVWKENTIRLANFPAHTDEDFKKLLLVI, via the coding sequence ATGTTAAATTTTTATCCCGGTCCTTCCAAACTGCACGCAAATATTGACCTGCACCTGCAGCAAGCAATAACATCCGGCATACTGAGCATGAATCACAGAAGTATGGATTTTATGCAGTTGTATCAACAGGTCCAGGAAAATTTTGAACAGTTTTATGATCTGCCCAAAGATTATAAAGTCTATTTCACATCCGCTGCAACGGAATGCTGGACAATTCTTGCACAATCATTTCCGAACCGTTCTTTCCTGCATTTGTACAACGGTTCGTTTGGCAAAAAATGGATGGAAGTTTCCAAACAACTGGAAGTTGAACATACGTCTGTTGTTTTTGACATTCATGGAGAACTTCCGGTAACAGAAATCAATCCCGATACTGCTGCAGAAATTGTTTGTACTACGTTAGTAGAAACTTCTAACGGAACATTTTTATCAAAAGATATTCAGGCAGCCGTGCGTGAAACATTTTCAGACGCATTGATCGCTGTTGATGCAACCTCAGCATTGGCAGGCCTTTCCGTTACCTGGGAACATGCAGACATTTGGTTTGCATCTGTACAAAAATGTTTTGGATTACCTTCCGGCTTGGGCATATTAATTCTGTCCCCTACCGCACAACACACGGTTGAATTCAGGAGCAAAGATATTCACTACAATTCGCTGAAACGTATTGTTGAAAACGGCGCGTCTTTTCAAACAACACATACACCTAATATTTTGGGTATTTATTTATTAGCTCAACGGCTAAAAGAAATCGATGTCACTGAATTTTTCAACCGTAATGAACGCATGAATTATTTATACAATCATTTTTCTTCTCATCCATCGTTACAGCCGCTCATAATTGAAAAAAGCGTACAATCCGCTACGGTATTGACATTAAAAGGTGATGAAGAATATATCAAGCAAGTAAAAAAATCATTAAAGGCACAGGATATTATTATTGGTAGCGGTTATGGTGTCTGGAAAGAAAACACCATACGGCTTGCAAATTTCCCGGCACATACGGATGAAGATTTTAAAAAGCTGCTGCTGGTTATTTAA
- the rnhA gene encoding ribonuclease HI: MITLYTDGSSRGNPGPGGFGVVLLYKQHRKEISGGFRMTTNNRMELLAVITGLEALKDPGHDVLIYSDSKYVIDSVEKGWLMGWVKKNFKDKKNEDLWRRYLYVSSKHKIRFQWVRGHAGNIENERCDVLATQAADGPNKQIDFGYETENGMLNKNHLS; the protein is encoded by the coding sequence ATGATTACTCTTTATACAGATGGTTCATCGCGCGGCAATCCTGGTCCGGGAGGTTTTGGTGTAGTATTATTATATAAGCAGCACCGCAAAGAAATCAGCGGAGGCTTTCGTATGACCACAAATAACCGTATGGAGCTTCTGGCTGTAATTACCGGGCTGGAAGCATTAAAAGATCCGGGGCATGACGTGCTGATCTACTCAGACTCTAAATATGTGATTGATTCGGTAGAAAAAGGCTGGCTGATGGGTTGGGTAAAAAAGAATTTTAAAGATAAAAAAAACGAAGACTTATGGAGACGTTATTTATATGTTTCAAGTAAACATAAAATACGGTTTCAATGGGTACGGGGTCATGCGGGTAATATAGAAAATGAACGCTGCGATGTACTTGCCACGCAGGCTGCAGATGGCCCCAACAAGCAGATTGATTTTGGTTATGAAACAGAAAATGGTATGTTGAATAAAAATCATTTGTCTTAG
- a CDS encoding OmpA family protein: protein MNTYKKIFYFSTILFFYSGFSYAQNINLLLRKGNTCYRKGQYKNAAPYYDQVLKTDPENIQALYKSGVCNLFRYSKEQALINFEKVLQKDSSYDKYLYYWLGRANQLNFNFDQADFFYTAFQQKTSKNKIQYKEADRYKYQLKCARNFVANPANYKIQNLGAAVNSSFSDHSPVVSYTDTLLFFTSRRVTNTEAKEEHDGEPFEDIFYSYRNSTGEWSKPELFHLNTSGHDATIQLFDNDTKIFIYSYLHDGDILLAHKNAGTWSTPVPVKEINSADFESDAFMTADGKTLYYATNHFKKNGDLDICFITKKDDNTWSKPQTLSSLINTDEDEDAPYISADGKTMYFSSRGHTSMGGYDIFKSELDSVTGQWQKPVNLGYPVNTPDEDLYFCLSAKTKRAFMSSYRTGGFGEKDIYEIIPVKNIQLLGSVMKGDTSTPFPNVTMQYIPMAGAMKGAQKTQVNTLADGTYTTELLSDNAYLVYISQGKDTLLKDTLVLPLNEFDHYVYKQLYILNIHDTAAVKDSVIHKVTDTIKTIAAAEIAKTVYFESNRADLNAEAKTELNQLGIYLDTHKEANVYISGHADALGSAAINNALSQKRAQAAAVYLKAKGISAARIKVESFGSEKPVETNATVEGRAKNRRVQIVVK, encoded by the coding sequence ATGAACACGTATAAGAAGATTTTTTATTTCAGTACGATTTTGTTTTTTTATTCAGGTTTTAGTTACGCACAAAACATCAATCTGTTGCTCCGCAAAGGCAACACCTGTTACAGAAAAGGACAGTATAAAAATGCTGCTCCTTATTATGATCAGGTACTGAAAACGGACCCTGAAAATATACAGGCACTTTATAAAAGCGGTGTTTGTAATTTATTCCGCTATTCAAAAGAACAGGCATTAATCAATTTCGAAAAGGTTTTACAAAAAGATTCTTCCTACGATAAATATCTTTATTATTGGCTGGGCAGGGCAAATCAATTGAATTTCAATTTTGATCAGGCAGATTTTTTTTATACTGCTTTTCAGCAGAAAACATCAAAAAACAAAATTCAATACAAGGAAGCTGATCGATATAAATATCAACTGAAATGCGCGCGCAATTTTGTAGCCAATCCTGCAAATTACAAGATCCAGAATTTAGGTGCTGCGGTTAATTCAAGCTTTTCAGATCACAGTCCTGTTGTTTCATATACGGATACCCTATTATTCTTTACTTCCCGCAGGGTAACAAATACAGAAGCAAAAGAAGAACACGATGGTGAACCGTTCGAGGATATTTTTTATTCCTATAGAAATTCAACAGGCGAATGGAGCAAACCTGAACTGTTCCATTTGAACACAAGCGGACACGATGCTACCATTCAGCTGTTTGATAATGATACTAAAATTTTTATCTACAGTTATTTACACGATGGAGATATTTTACTGGCTCATAAAAATGCCGGAACATGGAGTACGCCTGTGCCTGTAAAGGAAATTAATTCGGCAGATTTTGAATCCGATGCTTTTATGACCGCAGATGGGAAAACACTCTACTACGCTACCAATCATTTTAAAAAGAATGGTGATCTGGATATTTGTTTCATTACGAAAAAGGACGATAACACCTGGAGCAAACCGCAGACCTTGTCTTCACTAATCAATACAGATGAAGATGAAGACGCCCCGTATATTTCTGCAGATGGTAAAACCATGTACTTCAGTTCAAGAGGACATACATCTATGGGCGGGTATGATATTTTTAAATCAGAACTGGATTCAGTAACAGGTCAGTGGCAAAAACCTGTAAACCTTGGTTATCCTGTCAATACACCCGATGAAGATTTATACTTCTGCTTGTCTGCTAAAACAAAGCGTGCATTTATGTCATCTTACAGAACCGGCGGTTTTGGAGAAAAAGATATTTACGAAATAATACCGGTTAAAAATATTCAGCTGCTTGGCTCCGTAATGAAAGGCGATACCAGCACGCCGTTTCCAAATGTTACCATGCAGTACATACCCATGGCAGGCGCCATGAAGGGAGCTCAAAAAACTCAGGTAAATACACTGGCCGATGGAACATATACAACAGAATTATTATCCGATAATGCTTATCTGGTTTACATCAGTCAAGGCAAGGATACGTTGTTGAAAGATACATTGGTTTTACCGCTCAATGAGTTTGATCATTATGTGTATAAACAACTCTACATACTGAATATCCACGACACGGCAGCGGTTAAAGATTCTGTCATTCATAAAGTAACAGATACAATTAAAACGATTGCTGCAGCAGAAATTGCCAAGACCGTTTATTTTGAAAGCAACCGTGCAGATCTTAATGCTGAAGCAAAAACAGAATTGAATCAGCTGGGGATTTATCTGGATACACATAAAGAAGCAAACGTATATATCTCAGGCCACGCAGATGCATTAGGTTCAGCGGCAATCAATAACGCACTTTCTCAGAAAAGAGCACAGGCAGCGGCTGTTTATTTAAAAGCGAAAGGTATTTCTGCCGCACGTATCAAAGTGGAATCGTTTGGCTCTGAAAAACCTGTTGAAACGAATGCTACAGTTGAGGGACGCGCTAAAAATAGACGGGTACAGATTGTAGTGAAATAA